ATTCAAAAGCATGGCTTGAAAAACGGTTGGTATGATGGTGGTAGCATTGTTCTTGCTGTCTTGTTAGTCGTTATTGTCACTGCTGTCTCGAACTTCAAGCAGTCGAGGCAATTTGATAAGCTTTCGACCAAGAGTAGTGACATAAGTGTTGAAATTGTGAGAGCTGGACAACGCCGTCCCATATCAATATTTGATATTGTGGTGGGTGATCTTGTTTGCCTGAAGATTGGGGATCAGGTTCCGGCAGATGGGGTGTTTATGGAAGGGCATTCATTGAAGGTGGACGAATCCAGCATGACAGGGGAAAGCGAACACATTGAGATCAATAGTGGAAACCATCCCTTTCTGTTATCTGGCACAAAGGTGACAGATGGGTTTGGTTTGATGCTTGTCACTTCTGTGGGCATGAACACAGCCTGGGGCGAGATGATGAGCTCAATAAGTCGGGATTTAGATGAGCAGACACCTTTACAGGCACGGCTTGACAAGCTTACATCTTATATTGGGAAGGTTGGTTTGGCAGTGGCTGTGCTTGTTCTTGCGGTTTCGCTGATTCGTTATTTCACCGGACACACCACAGATGACAAGGGGAACAGAGAATTCTATGGAGGCAAGACAAAGTTCGATGATGTAGTGAATTCTGCTCTGGATATTTTAGCTGCAGCAATCACAATTGTTGTTGTGGCGATTCCTGAAGGTTTGCCTCTGGCCGTTACCTTGACTCTTGCGTAttcaatgaagaagatgatgaatgaCAACGCCTTGGTTCGAAGGCTCTCTGCATGTGAGACGATGGGATCAGCCACAACCATCTGCACTGACAAAACAGGCACTCTTACCATGAATGAGATGAAGGTTACAGAGTTTTGGCTTGGTCCAGAAGCAATGACAGAAGAGAATCAGTCAGAGATAACACAACCCATTCTGCAATTACTCCATCAGGCTGTAGGCTTAAACACAACTGGCAGTGTTTGTATGCCGAATTCTTCATCCGTCCCTGAGATTTCTGGTAGCCCAACTGAGAAAGCAATACTTTCTTGGGCTGTGTTTGATTTGGGAATGAATTCTGAAGAAGTGAAACAAGGCTGTCAGATAATCCATGTTGAAACTTTCAATTcggagaaaaagagaagcgGTGTTTTGATGAGGAGGAACGGTGAAAAGGCAACTGAAACCCACTGGAAAGGAGCAGCTGAGATGATACTGGCCTTGTGCTCAAATTATTATGACAAGACTGGAAAAGTGAGAGCCATCAGTGATGAAGAAAGATTGCATGTTGAGTCAATTATTCAGAACATGGCAGCCAAAAGCTTGCGGTGCATTGCCTTTGCTCATAAAATTTCTGAAGAAGAGAATGGCAGTCAGGGTCATGAGAAGCTTGAAGAAAGTGGGCTGACATTGTTGGGTCTTGTGGGTTTGAAGGATCCGTGCAGACCTGGAGTTCGAACAGCAGTAGACGCTTGCAGAGCTGCTGGAGTGAAAATTAAGATGATAACCGGTGACAATGTGCATACTGCAAAAGCTATAGCTGTTGAATGTGGGATACTGAAACCAGAGGAGGATCTGGAGGATGATGCAGTTGTAGAAGGTGTCCAATTTCGAAATTACTCACCTGAAGAGACAATGGAAAGGATCGATAAGATTCGCGTGATGGCAAGATCGTCACCATTTGATAAGCTAAAGATGGTACAGTACTTGAAGCAGAAAGGCCATGTGGTTGCAGTGACGGGAGATGGCACGAATGATGCACCTGCCCTAAAGGAAGCAGATATTGGGCTTTCAATGGGGATCCAAGGCACTGAAGTTGCAAAGGAGAGCTCAGACATTGTGATCTTAGATGATAACTTCACTTCTGTGGTGACTGTTCTGCGATGGGGCAGGTGTGTTTATAACAATATTCAAAAGTTCCTTCAGTTCCAGCTCACAGTAAATGTTGCTGCCCTTGTGATCAACTTTGTTGCCGCTGTTTCGTCTGGCAAAGTTCCACTGACTGCTGTCCAGTTGCTGTGGGTGAACCTTATAATGGATACATTGGGGGCTTTAGCTTTGGCCACTGAACAACCAACCAACGAACTCATGGACAAGAAACCAGTGGGTCGAACGGAGCCACTCATAACCAGAGTCATGTGGAGAAACCTCTTATCTCAGGCTTTGTATCAGATCACCATCTTGCTGACTCTACAGTTTAAGGGAAGATCCATCTTTGGCGTGGATGAGAAGGCCAAGAATACCCTTATCTTCaacacttttgttttttgccaAGTCTTCAATGAGTTCAATTCCAGGAacatggagaagaagaacataTTCAAGGGGTTACTCAAGAACAAGTTGTTCTTAGCAATAATTGGCATCACTGCAGTTCTTCAAATAGTGATGGTTGAACTTCTGACGAAGTTTGCAAGTACTAAGAGGCTGAATTGGGGGCAATGGGGTGCTTGCATTGGGATTGCAGCGATGTCTTGGCCGATTGGTTGGCTTGTTAAGTACATTCCTGTTTCTGGATAGCAGGTGCCAAGGCATATAGTTCCTGAAAAATTGTCGAACAGATAGAAACAGACTAATTCTTTTGTTGCTCTTTtactattcaatttttttgtcttctttttttacaGTAGTTTCTCAAAGAGATTTTCTCAATCCAGGATTAGATATATTGGTAAATGATGATGTAACTAGTTATAACATCTTCAGCTCAATGATgcaattctctttttttttatatcttttttatCACACTGACGCAGTTCTTTTATGGAACTAGAAAGTAACAATTCTTGCTTCAGCCCTTTTGTTTGCTACATTACAATGAAAGGAGTAATTCCTatcaagaaaaaggaaacaatgaAAGCAATAACAAAgccaagaaaaagaatgacttGTTCCGTTGATCATTATATCTTTTCCGGCTAACAATCTGATGCAGAACACTCAATTGATAATGCAGGCAAACAAGCCAAAAGAATGTTTACAATTAGCCAAAACATAGTACTCAGTACTCAGGTTATACTATGTTTTGGTAGTTCACCCCCCCAAATCAACtctccaaagaagaaaaatccaCACCACACAAAATCTTTTAGAAAATACATAATCAGCTTAACCAAAGGTTTTCAGGTAAGGTATATGAAGTAACCATTTCGAGTTGTGCTATACCAGTTGCTAGCATTTTGCCATTGCACACAGAAGCAGCAGAATTCGAATATATAgtcattgtaatttgtaatacTACTACTATATTCATCCCTGAAAATATTAACCACAATGAATTGAAGGACGCAATTGGTTCAGTTTTGAACAATTTAGAACATGGCTGCTAAAGCTCTCTAGTGCATGATCTTTTTTTTCCGCTGTTCGTGGTTCATATCGAATGTCGAATTCGCATAGCTGAGCTGCGCATATCTGTTTCCAGCCAGCGATTTTGAAGCTTCCCTAGCTAAGAGTTTTATGCAATTTAAATCAGATTTTCCAATTTAGCTCTAACATAATTATAGTCCCACTTCTGGATATTGTTGTGAAAGATTTGTAATTCTTGACCCCACCCCCACTTCCCAcccctaaaaaaataaacagaaaataCCTGAAGTTAACTTCAAAGACAGTAACAGAGAAATTTAACTACTTTCTCGGATTTTCCTTGTAACCAAACAAAATCTTTCACATTATATAACATTTGGTAAAGTTTTAACATGGTTCTGATGCGTGTGAAAAAAGAACCCATTACTGTGTTGGAACTAATTTAATAGAATAATTATTTGGTTATTCTCCTTATTAACTGCtacaaattttatttgcattttgaaattcaatctccTTTTGCCGCTAAAGATATGCATAGCATTTTAGATTCCCATTCACAAGAAGCAATGTAAAATCGGAACTTCTACACAAACAGAGTAAAAGAGAGAATAAAGAAAAGTTAGGGCAAACCTTCGATTTCGGTTTTAGCTGCCAATTTGTACTGTGAATCAAATGTTATCTTCCCAGGTTCCCAGCGCCATGGCCCTTGTGGTCCACTTTGTatttagagcacttccacctatttgccatggcaaagggcaagggGAGGCAAAGTATGTTTCCACCTATTGCCATGACAaagggcaaatactattcacatttttttttttacttgaacaattaatttggagaagatTTTCGGTTCCCacgtgtcaatatttattataaaattgatatctcataattcaaatgaattttttgaaTGCAATTCTCAGTTGCCACGTGtcgatatttattataaaattcaaatctcaaatttcagataagattttcggataaaATTCTCGAGTGCCACGTGtcgatatttattataaaatacatatctcagatttcagataagattttcaccctctaaaatcgGGCCatgtgtcatctctatcttatAAATCTCTCGATAAAATTAGAGGCtcaactcatacctctcacaccatacCTTCTCCATCCTTTCATTTATCAGATTTTAGATTTTATACTCCACTCTCAATGTCAGACATGAGGAGATACTCGATCTATCAAGTCAAGGCCGCCATCATGGTTCACAAGTCACCCATAATCGAACAATGACCAACTTGGACCCAACACTCATACaacaaaacatcttccatggttgTCCACGTCCCTCCGGGTTTGATGGAAGATGTCATAAGATGgtgaataaaaatgaaaattgaaagtgaataaatttttgtgtagaaagtgaataatattagaagaagaagaaaatgtatgaggcTTTGGTGTTATCACTTTAGTCTCcatagttttaattttattaattttttctctGTAGTTTTAAATGCCTCGCAATTCAAGGATACGTTACAAATTCGGTCAACTTCCTTCTATTTCCATACAAAATTCTATCCAAAATACCACTCTACGTCGGCCATACGTACATCAGAAAATTGGACAGAAATTTGAATGTGTCGTCCTTGAATTGCGACGATATAAAACTATAAGGGTGAAATTTCCATAATTGAAACCACATGGACAATAGTGGAAAATTCAGCAAATTACAAGGACTGAAAGTGACTTTTACCTTAAAAGTATAGGTTTTAGTGACGGATATGCAAAAAACAGCTCGAGCCGCTTCAACTAGTCAAATCAAATAAGTTCAAAGAGTTTGGTCGAATTTTTACCTACAAGTGTAATTTTGTaccaaattaaatcaaacctTAATTAGTTTGGTGTGGTTTGGTTTAGTTTGGTTGGGCCTATTTGAAAAACGtttaaatcaaaccaaaccgcaaataatttttttttagtatttctTATTGATTATCACCAACTTACGATtatattttatcccaactaccattttatatttgttttttgtttttttttcaaagcaatagaaatttattaaatcaccaggaaaaaagaatatacAAAGGACAAAGACAGTAACCTAAGCTAGCCAAAGAGCTGAAATGATTAGTAGAGAATCACTCTCGAAAATAACTTTTCTATACACCCTTATTGCCATAATTTCTCCGAATCTAGTCCAACATCAAGAACAAAATTGGCCGCTAGTCAACATGACTCTCCTAAAGAGACTACTACCCAACATAATCAACTAAGTTTTCCAAAATTATGAGATAAAAACTAcatagaaaaatcaaagagttTCTGGACTTTATTGAAAAAACTAAACCAAAACTAAAATACTAAAACAACGCAGACAAAAGGAAGAACAAACACCACTAATCTAGCTTCGGGACATCACATAGAGAGCGCCACATTCTCACTCCATGGCTCCAACACGCCAATTTACAGTAAATCAACCATGACCAAACAATCAAAGAGCAACCTCGTAAGATGAGACAAATTCAAAGCCAACCCAGATGCGTGCCAACCTTTCAAACAAATAGCATATCGACATAGatcacccaaaaaaaggagAACAATGAGAATATGATGGGATCCAGGGGAAAACTCCTCGAATCTaaagctttctctctcttttagaGGTTTTTCTAAATTTAATATGTTTAAATTTATGgtatatttgt
Above is a window of Prunus persica cultivar Lovell chromosome G2, Prunus_persica_NCBIv2, whole genome shotgun sequence DNA encoding:
- the LOC18786652 gene encoding putative calcium-transporting ATPase 13, plasma membrane-type is translated as MSRRSRKPAEQAFNAEDHAPTEPKTHKQRWRLALTVISFTRALNTLAKKVIYDKGQVPRSISYISIDVPSNEDDSAGKSSRSLLDLDQKALTDMVKDKNLDLLSQFGGVKDLASTLGTDVKGGIGGGEADLMHRKDVFGANVFQKPPAKRFMSFFIEAFKDTTIIILLVCAILSLGFGIQKHGLKNGWYDGGSIVLAVLLVVIVTAVSNFKQSRQFDKLSTKSSDISVEIVRAGQRRPISIFDIVVGDLVCLKIGDQVPADGVFMEGHSLKVDESSMTGESEHIEINSGNHPFLLSGTKVTDGFGLMLVTSVGMNTAWGEMMSSISRDLDEQTPLQARLDKLTSYIGKVGLAVAVLVLAVSLIRYFTGHTTDDKGNREFYGGKTKFDDVVNSALDILAAAITIVVVAIPEGLPLAVTLTLAYSMKKMMNDNALVRRLSACETMGSATTICTDKTGTLTMNEMKVTEFWLGPEAMTEENQSEITQPILQLLHQAVGLNTTGSVCMPNSSSVPEISGSPTEKAILSWAVFDLGMNSEEVKQGCQIIHVETFNSEKKRSGVLMRRNGEKATETHWKGAAEMILALCSNYYDKTGKVRAISDEERLHVESIIQNMAAKSLRCIAFAHKISEEENGSQGHEKLEESGLTLLGLVGLKDPCRPGVRTAVDACRAAGVKIKMITGDNVHTAKAIAVECGILKPEEDLEDDAVVEGVQFRNYSPEETMERIDKIRVMARSSPFDKLKMVQYLKQKGHVVAVTGDGTNDAPALKEADIGLSMGIQGTEVAKESSDIVILDDNFTSVVTVLRWGRCVYNNIQKFLQFQLTVNVAALVINFVAAVSSGKVPLTAVQLLWVNLIMDTLGALALATEQPTNELMDKKPVGRTEPLITRVMWRNLLSQALYQITILLTLQFKGRSIFGVDEKAKNTLIFNTFVFCQVFNEFNSRNMEKKNIFKGLLKNKLFLAIIGITAVLQIVMVELLTKFASTKRLNWGQWGACIGIAAMSWPIGWLVKYIPVSG